The Macaca nemestrina isolate mMacNem1 chromosome 1, mMacNem.hap1, whole genome shotgun sequence genome contains the following window.
atatataaataaaaataaactgaaaagtgcaaaagaaaaaaagggctgggtgcagtggctcacacctgtaatcccagcactttgggaagccaagatcacctgaggcgggtggatcacctgacgtcaggagttcgagaccagcctggccaacgtgatgaaaccctgggggtctctacaaaaattagcctgctgtggtggcgcttgcctgtaatcccagctactggggaggctgaggcaaaagaattaactaaaccagaggcagaggttgcagggagccgagatcatgccactgcactgtagcctgggcaacagaataagactctgtctcaaaaaaaaaaaaaaagaaggggagaggaggggagaggagggggaagagggggaggggaggggggagggggaggagggaggggggaggggggaggggaggggaggagggggaggagggggaggggaggggaggaggggggaggggaggggaggagggggaggagggggaggggaggggaggaggggggaggagggggaggagggggaggagggggaggaggggagggggagggggagaagaagggaagggaaggaagaaaagaaaggaaggaagaaaaagaaaagaaggaaggaaggaaggaaggaaggaaggaaaaacaaaagaaaagaaaagaaaagaaaaaagaaaaaagaaaaagtcccaaGCTAAGCCCATGATTTCCCCTGCTCCTGTAAAAATACTGTTCTTCCCAGGTTTCCCATGCAGAAGggcaggaattttttttcccctgaccTGTTCACTGCTGCATCCTTAGCACCTAGAACAGTACCCAGCATGTAGGtggtgcccaataaatatttgctcgAGGTGGGCGCAGAGGATTTTATACCCAGGAGCTGGGGACACAGACCTCCCGTCCTCAGCACCCCCTCTAAGCATGCACAGGTGCTCAGACACACAAGCTACCACATACGCTGGGAGCAGTCGGGGCCTGTCCAGCCAGCCAGGCAGTAGCAGGTCCCGTTCGAGGGGTGACAGAAGGAGTGGTTAGCGCACTTGCAGGGCACACAGCGTTTGCCATAGCGGCCAGGCTGACAGGCTGCGGGAAAGGGGTACACGGTGACTGGGGGCAGAGGTCAATCCTCAATCAGCCCTTACTCCAccgtctccctccctccttcccactgCAGTAACTAGTCTGAAGACGGGTCAGAGAACCAGACCAGGGGGGTGGAGGGGGTGGTAAGTTTGCACGTGGGGGGTGTGCCGGCTTCTGACGCTACACTGCCCCCTGCTGGTGGCAGGTGGAGGGGGCAGTAGGGAGCCTCACATCTCTGGCAGGAGGGGCCTCGGAATCCGGGTGCACACACACAGTTGCCATTCTCAGGGAGGCAGGTGCCCCCATTCTTGCAGGTGCAGGTGTTGCTACAGTTGACTCCCCATAAGCCCTCAGGGCAGGACAGGTGGCAGCGCGTGCCTGTGGGAGACAGCAGTCAGGTGTGCCTGGCTGGGCCCCCTTCAGTTGCAGGGGGCTCTTCTGGACACATTTCCTGTGGATGCACCCCCCAATCCACAGTAGGCCTGGGGCCCCAGAATGCTCACCCATCCAGCCAGCCTGGCACTGACAGCGTCCATGAACAGGGTCACAGCCATCAGAGTGGTCACAGTCACAGTGACTGGCACAGCCTTCTCCAAACTGCCCCTTCTTGGAGAAGGAGTGAGGAGCAGGTAGGCCAGTCAGCTAGGGGACGCCGtgccctccctcccccaggcAGACAGGCTGTCCAGCACTCACCGGACAGGGCAGCTGGCAGCGGGCCCCATGCCACCCAGGGGTGCAGGTACAAGCTCCAGTTTGGGGGCTGCAGACTGCCTCATGGGCACACTGGCAGCTGGCATTGCAACCGAAGCCCCAGGTTCCAGGTGGGCAGGGCACAGAGCAGTTACCACGCTGCCAAcctggaggaggggcctggtaggTAGGTATGGGGACTCAGCTCCCCTCCTGAGCAAGCACACAGTGGGAGTTGGCTGGGCCAGATTCTATGCTATGAGCTGGGGCGGGTGGGGGGTGTTCATGGCACTATACAGGAGAAAAGCTTATGAACTATTTGATGCTGAGCAGAAGGCTAACTGCCTTCCAGTGAGGTACCACCCCATTCTGGGTCTGGGGTGCCTTCTGCAAGATAAAGGGGATAGAAGTAAACCCAAATGTTTACAGGAGCTCCATCAGGTAACTAAATGACTTATACAGAGGATGTGCCAGACAATATAGGGAGTAGTGGGGACTGAAGATGGGAGACTTGTTAATAGAGAGGTAgccaaacaaaacacaaccgTATCAAAATCCAGCCTAAAGGTTGCCAACGTGCCACTCTGGCAGGCATGAGGCCCTTCCCAGGGTGGTAATTGTATTTCTGTATGACTGAGGGTGAGGGATGTTCACCAGTGAGGTGTCTTTTGGCCTCGGCCTTTAAGGACAGGTAGGATCTTTGTGCTTGAAGAAAAGCAAAGTGGATTTTCCAGAAAGGAAGCAGCCTGGattccttccctgtgtccaggGGCTGCCCCTCCACCCTTACCCTGCAGCTGCTCCCCTGCCCTTGGCCTACCCATCCTCCTGgactctcccttcttcccttggCCATCACTCAAGTCTTCTCTCTGGGAAACTCCGTCCTATTACCTTCCTTACAGACGCACTCGCCGTCGATGGGTGAGCAGGCGATGGCATTTTCACATGAGCAGCGTGCGGAACAGTTGACACCGTAGGTGTCGGGAGGACAAAGACTAGCACAGTGAGGGCCCTGAAAGAGGGTGAGGGGGTGAGAGGGGCGGCCCATTCCTTGGCCTCTCCACCTGCCTCGCTTCCTTGCAGCGAGGCGCGCCTCACCGTGTAGCCAGGCGCGCACTGACAGAGGCCGCTGGTAGCCTGGCAGACGCCGCCGTGCAGGCAGAGACAGTGTTCCTGGCACCCCGGCCCGTGGGTGTCCTGCGGGCAGCTCTCGTTGCAGTGAAGGCCCGCCCAGCCCGGCAGGCAGGAGCACTCCCCGTTCATCGGGTGGCAGCTGGGGGCAGAGGCGGGGCGGGGCGCTGTCTGAGCTGGGCCGGGGCAGGCCAGCTTCCTCGACCCCTCTGCGTGGTGGGTGGGATTCGCACAACGCTGGGGTAAGGGGGCCACTAGGGAGGCTCCGCGCTATGCTGAAACCGGGGTTGGGGCAAGTAGCGGTACCCCAGGCCCCTCCCGGCCCCCGAggcccctccctttccccttctgTGACACCTGTCCCGCTTGGATATGGCCCTAGCGCTGTGGCGACTTCGGCCCCGAAGACCTCCCCATTGGCCTCTTGATCCTTTGGCTTGTCCCGAAGCCCACCTGAGGCTGTGCTCCGGGTCGCAGGTGCAGGGGGCCTGGCAGCTGAGACCGTAGAAGCCGTCGGGGCAGAGGCGCTCGGTGCAGCGGTCCCCAGTGAAGCCGTGTTCGCACAGACATGCGCCATTGGCCGGGAAGCAACGGGCGTCCGGAGCGCAGTCGCACGTCTCAGCACAGTCCTGCCCAAAGCGGCCCACCGGGCACTCCTCCCGGCACCTGGGCACCTAGCTGAGTGAGCCTGGCGCCgccccacctcctccctcccgCCTCCCGCCCTCCCCACGCCACTCACCGATCCCCAGTGTAACCCGGAGCGCAGCGGCACTGCCCAGTGAATCGGTCACAGAGGCCGCCGTTGTGGCAGCGACATTCCTGGGAGCAGCTGGGTCCATGAAAGCCctctgggcagggcagggagcaGATGGTGCCCTGTGGGGATGAGAGGTCAACAGGGCCCCAGgcacccagcctcctccccaAGGCCACAGGACCCCTTGATACCCCCATAACCACAGAGCTCACCCCCTTCATTCACACCCTCCTTGGAGGCCTGCTTAGCACCAACCACAGAATTCTCCCCAGACCCACACCCCATGCCCACAGGCCCCACCCTCCATACCATCCAGCCAGGAGGGCAGCTGCAGGAGCCCTGTGGGGCTTGGAAGACACCTCCATTTTGGCAAGGATGGGTACTGGGGCAGAAGAAGCCAGAAGTGCCCTGGGAACAGGACAGGTCACAGCTGCGGGACAGAGCGGGGGGAGTCCATGTGCAAACAAGCAATCACTGCTTCCCCTGCCTCCAAGGACCGCCCCCACAACCCCCTCAGGACTTAGTGACTCACACTTGCTCTCCCTGCTGGGGACTGTCGAGTCAGAAAGCAAAGGTTTCCAGGACTGGAAATGGCAGGGACACCCAGCAGGTGGGGGTGAGCAAAGAGCCACGGGTGGCATGTCTGCCTCTTGGGCGCCCCCACCTCCTCACCTTGGCTGGGCTTGTTCCCTCTTGGGGAACATCTGTGCTACTGTAGTAGGCTCAGGTCCAGGAGCGCCTCCACAAAGCTTGATCCTAGTTCTACCTTCTTCCTCCACCTAGTTCTACCTTCTTCCTCCACCTAGTTCTACCTTCTTCCTCCTGGCCCTGTACCCTGCTTTGCAACCGGGTTCTCTGGGTCCTTGTCCCAGCCTCACTTTACAGCATGTCTTCCCACACGTGCTACCTCATGTTATCTTCACAGCCACCCTTCCATGTAAAcaatactattcccattttacagacaggaaacAAGCCCACGAAGAGTcaataatttgctcaaggtcactccACTAGTGAGGTGGCACAGGATCCGCTGGGACCAGGATCTTGGCCTCCACACCATCCCCACACTTGGGGCCTTGTCTCAGTTGCCTCATTTCCCCACGTAGGTCTGTGTGGCCTTGTGTCTGTGACTTCGTTAGAGTGTCATTCCCCCCATTACACACCTGGGCCCAGTTCTCTCTGCAGGGCAGAAGCAGGCTCCAGTCTGGGGATCGCAGCGTGCCCCGTGGCACTGGCAGCGGAACTGGCAGGCAGGGCCATAGTAGCCAGGGGTACAGGGCTGAAGGCAGTTCGGGGGCTGCAGACCCGAAGGGCAAGAACATTCCCCACTCTTGGGATCACACGAGCTATTGTTGCCGCAGCTGCAGGGCTTGTCACACTGTGGCCCCCACATTCCTGGGGCACATTCTGTGGGATAAGGAGGCGGGAAGGGTCACCGGGGGTCTAGTCCATCCGCAGCCTCCCCgtctctgtctcccagccccCACATGCCCGCCCTGTCTTCCACATCTCCAGAAAAGGCAGCTGGCAGCAATGGGGCTCTGGAGGGTAATAGCCCTGGGGTCCTAAGCCCCTGTACCCTGGTAGGGAGGGTGTACCTGAGGGTCCTGTGGCCCTTAAGGCACAAGAGGCCACTCCCTGGGGTCAGTAGCCACTCACCACTGGAACAGTCATCGCCCCGCCAGCCTGGCACACATTGGCACTGATTGGGTGCCACACAACGGCCATGGACACACTCCTGGGCACAGAGCGCTGGGACAGAGATGGGTGTGGTGAGATGTGTCCACCCCTGTCCCTAGCCAGCTTTTATCCCGCAAAGCCTAACTCCACCTTCTTCTAAAATCAGGGACCTGAAGTTCTCGAAGCCCCAATTTTGCCTCTAAGATAAAGACTGAGGGGCAGCAACTCAGGGGGAGAACTTAGCAAGATGCCAGCATTCTGGGTTCCCCTGTTCCTTTTTGTGAAATTGTCTGAGCACCTTGTTGGGAAAATGCTTTGGGGGAGAATCTCAGAGGGGGTCTGGACATGGACACTGTCCAGAGAGAGGGCGGGTGAGGGCCGGGGTTCTCTGGAAAGCAGTGTTTGCAGAGGCTGGTGATGGGCAGTGGCTGAGGGaagtgggaggaagaggaagacaggCTCCAGTCATTACAGAGTGCTGGGAGCGGGGTGTAGTGGGCAGGAGAGGCTAGATAGTGACAAGTCAGAGACCAATAGCAACAGAGAGTCAGGgacaggaagagacagaggcagacCCAGACACCAAGtcaacagagacacagagacagccCAGAGACAGCCCAAAGACAGAACGAGAGCTCTTGGGCAGAGAGCGATGCAGAGACACTGTTGAGAGACATGGAGAGATGGGGTGGGAGACACATGGGGCCGGCTGGAGAGAAGGGTGGGAGGTGGCGATGGACAGGGAAGTGCTGATCCGCATCCTGGGGACAAggccagggagaggagaggaggggggaaCCCAAAAGGGCAGAGGAGTAACCCCATTCTAGCGGGGGCCAGGAGGGACTCAGAAGGTTAAGTCCTAAGGCTGAGGCTAAGCTCCCGCCATTCCATTGCCCCACCCCGCTCCCTAACCCAACCCTGGACTCACGGACACAGAACCCCCTGCTCTCATAGAAGCCATGGCAGCACTGCAGGCGCTGGCGGTGGTCCGTCTTCACCACCTGACGGTACACGGTCCGGTATACAACCCTGCGGAGGCCAGGAAGGCAGCCCTCAGCCCCCTCTGCTGTCCGCACTCACCACAGTGTGGCCAGGGTGGGGGCACCACTTAACACTCTGGGCTGAGGGCGCAGAGAAAGGGCATTCCCTgtttgaggttgcagtgcactacgatctcgccaccgcactccagcctgggtgacacagcgagaccttgtctattaaaaaaaggaagaaagagcatTCCCTtcttgcccccaccccagccccacagGCATATACTGTAACATGCGTGCATaccctaaacacacacacacgcattcaCATATACATCCCATACACACGCACCCGACACGGACCATGCAGAATGAGTCCCTAGAAGCCAGGAGTTTCCTCTGAGTTTCTGAGAAGCAAACAGGTACAGAGAGCCAGGGGCCAGGCTGAGGCAGAGACTCAGGCAGCCCATCCACCCACGGAGGATGAGGAGCACTCACGTGGGCTGGGGGCAAGTATGGGGGCCCTCCCAGGGCCGCTCGCAGGGCTCTGAGGGGAGCAGGCTGAAGGGGCGGGAGTGGGACTCCTTGGTGGTGGTAGTGAAGCTGCAAGACAGGGAACAGGGTCAGGACCGAGGGCAGGAGGAGGCCTGAGTGGCCACAGTGGGAAAACGGCCATGAGGGCTTGGCCACAGTGGGGAATCCAAAGCCCAGCGCTGGGCCTGGCTCCCCAAGCCTAGGATGGGACCCCCATTCTGTCTCACCTCTCAAATCTGGAGGGCGTCTCCCAGAACTGGAAGGTTCCTGGGATACCCTCCATCAGAGCCCCCTTCCCACTTTATTGACCAGAGCcttccatttttctctccctgccctcccctcacTGTGTGGAAAGGGTAAGTGAGAACTGACTCTTGGGCCCAGCTGGCAGAGATGGGCTGAAGCATTTCCGGCTATATTTTGCCCTGGGTCTTTTCTCCCCGCCCTGTTTCCTTTGCTCCTCCTGGGCCAGCCCCTCTGCTTGCTCCACAAGGAATGACTCCCACTCTGTGCCCTGTTCCAAAGTTGGCCTCCCACAGGAACTAAGGGACAGGGACAGAGAAAGGATGGCTCAGAGACTGAGACAAGGTCAGAAATGGGGCTGGGGTCAAAGGCAACCCATAGAGAGGAGtagagagagcagaaacagagaaataggcaggaggggagagactggagggaaggaaggaggttaAAGAAGGACCAGGAAGAGAACTCCCGTAGGGACAATAAGGACAATCGGGAGCTAGGGCTTCGTGCTCTCAAGGTGCAGCAGGGGCCCTCTCACCTTTCCCAGAAGCTGCAGGTGTTGGGATCACTGGGGTTGAGAGTTCCAGCCAGCCTCAGGCCCACGGCCAGGAGAAGGAGGGGACACAGAGGCAGTGACATTGCAGAGGCCTGCAGCAGGGTCGGCACAGAGCAGGCAGGGCCACTGCAGCCAGCAGCCTGGAGGACCTGTCTGCAGAGACCTGAGCCGTGGGCATGCAGAAGAGACCAGGCTGCGGCCCCGTGTCCTCTGGCCCCTTGCTCTGGGCTCTAGCTCCCCCACACCTCACTCCTGAGCTGCAGTCACTTCCACGCCTCCGGTCTTTGCTCATAGTTTGCTTAGACACACTCATGTCTCATTCTTCACCCAGAGTTCTCATCTTTCAAGGTCTAGTTCAGGTGCCACCccttccctcctccacctcctgatCCTCATTGGCAGACAACCCCACTCATTCCTTCTGGGGGTGCCAGTACCATTCACCCCCACCCCGCTGTTCCAGTGCCTGCTCCCTGACCATGACCTCCAGAGGCAGGGACCCAGTGCCTTTCATCTCTGAATCCCCAGTCCCCAGCCCAGGCCCTACCCAGGGCACTTTGATATTTGTACCAAGGTGTGAGACTGGAACCAGTGAGGGAAGTGATGAAGGACGCAGCCTTGGGCTCAGTCAGAGGAAGAACTTTCCGACAGTCGGAGTGGCTCAGGAATGAAATAGGCTACCTCAGGTGGTGAGTTCCCCGGCACTGGGTATATGCAGGCGGAAGCCAAAACCAGCCTGATGAAATGCTGTCAGGGGTCTCCTGCTCTATGAGGTGGAGTGGGGCTGGGTCCAGGTGACCTCCCaaccagtggtgtgctggagccagCTCATACGGGCCCAGAGAGCCAATTGTATGCAACTCTTCCTAGCAACATGTTCAATGATGTCACATGAGTAGCTCAAAATCAGGCATGGGGGATTATTGACACCAGAGAAACTAGCAAACACTAAAACCCAAGGCCAGTCTCCCTCCTAGAGTCGGTTGTGACACCTCAGCCGgcacaccacaacacccagctctAGGTGTTATCACCTGCAGAGGTCACCAACCTGGTCTTGCATTTAAGGAAAAGCTCCTGCCTCCCTTAGACCGCCCTGTCAGCCATTTGGAAATGGGGTCCTCTCCATCCCCACCGCCCCTGGCTCCCAGGACTTCAGACGACTCtgctgcctcagctcctgagctCGGGAGAGGCTGAGCTCCCACAGTGCCCATCCCCGCTGCCGGCTTCAGGTTCTGCGTTCCATGTTCCCAAAACTTGCTCTGGCTCCCTGCTCTACGCCTCCCCGAGGCGCCCACATCTGCTTATGATTTTTCTGAGATGAGAGAAAGGTCGCGGTTGCTGGCCCCTTACCCCCCTGAGTATCTCTGGAATGTTGCTGCCTGGCCCCACCTcacaccccacacccacacactccCAGGGTCCCCACAGCCGCTCTCAGCCCCAAGGAGGGCggcccctccttccctccaggtCTAGGCTCCTAACTTAACCCTATCTCAACTGCCGTGTTCTTCCTTCACCTTTAACCCTCCAGCAGCCAGATCTCCAGCCTTTCATCCAGGATGCTGGCCCACCTCTCCTCCCAGTGCCAGCATCTACCCACCCCTCCAGTGCAGCCCAGCCGCATGCCCCATCACACCTCCCGCAGCGCGAATCTCAGCCTCTAGCCTCCTCTGTGCTTCCTCTCATCCATCCTCCGTAGCCAAGTAACTCACCAGGTAGGGCCTGCCCACAGCTCAGCCCTGGGTCCTGGGGCCTGGGGCTTGAGGGCCAGGGAATGTCCTGGGGGATCCCAGCATTCAGGATATGAAGCCTGAAAACAGGAAACAGAGCCTGGCTAGGAAGAGGGACATCAGGGAGCGTGACGGGGGTGGCTCTGTCCTCCCACCATCCTGAACACAGTGGGTAGCATATGGGAGGGCCATGACCAGAAGCCTCTTTCTAGCGGCTTGTCTCCAGAACTGACACTGTGGCCCCCTCTGAAGGCGAGAGGCCACAGTCAGGAGTGCCCTAGAGACACTCCTCAGAGTCTGTCCCAGCGCTCCACGCCCACATCACTCAGACACATCCCCACTCCCAGACAGAGTCATCCCTTCTCCTAATGTCCCCAAACCATCCCCTCCCAGCCTGTCCTGCTCCAGTCATCTTCCCAGGCCCAATACCCACTCCAGGGCTCGCTCTGCCTGGCCCCAGCTAACcttctccccacctctccctcaGTGTGGTTGGCAGCCAGGGCCCTGGGCAGGACCCCGAGCCCTCCATACACCTCTGCCTCGTCTCTCGGTCTCCACACTCCCCTCTTCCTGGACCCTCAGCTCTGGCCCTGGTATGGGGCCCCTGTGCTCCAACTGCAGCTCAGTCTGTCTGAAGCCAGGCTCATCACCCTTGTCCCTGGGTGAGCCTCATCTCCTGAGACGCACAGGGATTCCCCAGCCATCCCCctgcccaggcgtggtggcatggacAAAACTTGTTCCAGGAAGGACCCGAGTTAAGGCCCAGGGAGGAGGTGCCATATAGGTTGAGCTGTTGTTGGGCCTAGAAAAGGTCCTTCCTCCCATTCCCATCAGCCCCCACCCACCCAGGTCCTGTCCCTGTCACCTCCTCCCAGCCAACTTCTAGAGGACACGGTTCACCTGGGCGGCTTTGAGATGGACTGAAGGACAGAGGGACAGAGGAGCATGAGGAGGGGCTGACTCTAGTCCCCACCTACTTCTGGCTGGCTGGGAGGTTAGCTGGCTGGAGGGGTGGGTAGGTTCTGTTTTCCCAAAGGTCCTCAGGGTAGGGCCGGAGTGCGGAGGAGGCATCAGCTGGTCAGCCCAGGGCTGGAAGCCAGGGTGGGGTCAGGGGAGATCAGTGGGTGGCCCAGGGAGGGGACAGATGGGGTGGGGGTCCTGGCAGGAAGAGGAAGGGTTTGGCTTGACCATCCTCCGCCTCTGAGAAGGGAACACAGGCCAGACCAGGAGCCCAGAACCCCAGCCTGGCCTCCAGGCTTGTTCCCATCTAAGCCTTTGTCCCTAAGGGGCAGGGCACCGGAGCCTGGCCCATGCTCCCCCAACCCCTCCCAGCCACAGCAGCACCAGGCCCCAAGAGATTGCACATACCCCTCAAGGGGGTGAAATCAGACCACTCCtgggcccctgccctgccctgggggTCCACATTGCACTCACTGAGGGGGACCCTGGAGCACCCCCGCTGCAGGCTTGCTTCTTCGTCATGTGGAGGCCCCCTCCTGTTCCCCTACTCAACCTTCACCTTCCAAGCCTCTGGTGTGAGGGACTCAACACCTTCCCTCCCAAGAATCATAATGTGACACTGAGCTGAGACAGGCAGGGTGTTGAGAGATTTACATGGATCATCACATTTAAAGTTCACATTAACCCCCTGTGGTAGGTGTTACGGCCCACTTCAGAGATGAGGAAgcaggcacagagagggtaagaAACCTGACCAGGACCACACAACCAGGAGCGTCAGAGCTGGGATCCAAATCCAGGCTGCTGGCAGAGGACTCCCCATAATTCCATTCTTTCCCGAGCCCAGACGGGAAGCCCAGGGGCTCTGTATCTTCTTTTTCGAAGCCTCTCttatgggggtgggggagctggCAGGGGGTTGGACAGGAGaaggggatggggatgggggctGCCACAAGAACATGATCAGAAGCGTGGGAACTGAGATGTGTTTACAGTCAAGAATGAGCTGACACTTCTCTCTCCTCCACCTCAAGATGTAAATCGGCTGGGCTCCTGGCCAGGCCCTGAGATCCCAGTCCCGCCTGCACAGCCCAGCATCCCTGCCCTCTCAGCCTCCGAGCCCACACAGAAGACCGGATCACCCTCCCTGGGCTTCCCCAAACTCCAGCTCAGCTGGTTCCATCTGGTGGGGGGCACCCCTACCCTCACCGTGCCTCAGCCCCTCCTAGGATGAAGGAATTGGGAGTGGGCTCTGGGGGAGCAGGGGTAGGGGGTGATTAGAGTTTCTGGTGGACAGGAGGATTCGTTTCTATAGAAAGCAGAGAGTAAGGGCAATGGAAGTCAGACAGCAGAAGGGACTTCCCCACGGGCTCCCTTCCAGCTTCTCTGGGAAATCATGTAGCACAGGATAACCCCTCAGCTCTgcacccccaacccctgcccaaGTTCAAGCCTGGGTGTGAATCCCAGCCTGCAGTtccctcacctataaaatggggatgagatTAGTACTTCCTTTGTAGGGTCGCTGTGCAGACTAAATGAGTTGGTCTAGATAAAGCGGTAAGAGCCAGTACCTAATATGCTCAGTTAATGTTAGCTGTCTCCTTGATAGCGTCCTCAGTCCCACTCCTCCTCCTGCACCCAATGTGGCCCCCATCCGCCCTCCCCTTGGCGCCTTTGGGTATTAATTCCAGGAAAAACGTTCTTGTGTTTTCTGAAGAACCCCCAGGATGATCCGGGAATGGGAATGGGGCCGCAAATGctgac
Protein-coding sequences here:
- the LOC105498079 gene encoding platelet endothelial aggregation receptor 1; the encoded protein is MSLPLCPLLLLAVGLRLAGTLNPSDPNTCSFWESFTTTTKESHSRPFSLLPSEPCERPWEGPHTCPQPTVVYRTVYRQVVKTDHRQRLQCCHGFYESRGFCVPLCAQECVHGRCVAPNQCQCVPGWRGDDCSSECAPGMWGPQCDKPCSCGNNSSCDPKSGECSCPSGLQPPNCLQPCTPGYYGPACQFRCQCHGARCDPQTGACFCPAERTGPSCDLSCSQGTSGFFCPSTHPCQNGGVFQAPQGSCSCPPGWMGTICSLPCPEGFHGPSCSQECRCHNGGLCDRFTGQCRCAPGYTGDRCREECPVGRFGQDCAETCDCAPDARCFPANGACLCEHGFTGDRCTERLCPDGFYGLSCQAPCTCDPEHSLSCHPMNGECSCLPGWAGLHCNESCPQDTHGPGCQEHCLCLHGGVCQATSGLCQCAPGYTGPHCASLCPPDTYGVNCSARCSCENAIACSPIDGECVCKEGWQRGNCSVPCPPGTWGFGCNASCQCAHEAVCSPQTGACTCTPGWHGARCQLPCPKGQFGEGCASHCDCDHSDGCDPVHGRCQCQAGWMGTRCHLSCPEGLWGVNCSNTCTCKNGGTCLPENGNCVCAPGFRGPSCQRSCQPGRYGKRCVPCKCANHSFCHPSNGTCYCLAGWTGPDCSQPCPPGHWGENCAQTCQCHHGGTCHPQDGSCICPLGWTGHHCLEGCPLGTFGANCSQPCQCGPGEKCHPETGACVCPPGHSGAPCRIGIQEPFTVMPTTPVAYNSLGAVIGIAVLGSLVVALVALFIGYRHWQKGKEHHHLAVAYSSGRLDGSEYVMPDVPPSYSHYYSNPSYHTLSQCSPNPPPANKVPGPLFASLQAPERSGGAHRHDNHTTLPADWKHRREPPPGPLDRGSSRLDRSYSYSYNNGPGPFYNKGLISEEELGASVASLSSENPYATIRDLPSLPGGPRESSYMEMKGPPSGSPPRQPPQFWDSQRRRQPQPQRDSGTYEQPSPLIHDRDPVGSQPPLLLGLPPGHYDSPKNSHIPGHYDLPPVRHPPSPPLRRQDR